The Kryptolebias marmoratus isolate JLee-2015 linkage group LG1, ASM164957v2, whole genome shotgun sequence sequence CCCCCAACCTTCGTGATTTTTCCTGAATTTTGTGCTCCAGCCTGCGTCTGACACTCTACCAGCACTGGTCTCTGTACGAGAGCATCTGTAACTCCTGCTACACCTCCTGCAGCTTCAAGCTCTGGACCTTAAACGGGCAGAAGAAGCTCCAGGAGTTTCTAGCTGACATGGGGTACGAACCTGAAGTCTGAGTGCGAACAAGCTCAGGAAGAGTTCATTTGGataaataatgtgtgtgtgtgtgtgtgtgtgtgtccaatgGTTTTTACAGACTCCCTctgaaacaagtgaaacagaaATTTAACTCCATGGACATTTCGATCAAAGAGAACCTGAGGGACGTCATCGAAGAGTCCTCCAATAAATACGGGTATGAactcctgcagactttgtgctttttattttttatttttttagccgTTTGTGCATCAAGCTGTTCGGCTCATTCAGAAGGTGGGTGCCAtggctttttgctttttgtaacttttatgtttttcaaaatgttgtcgtttcggctgctcccttcttcaggggtcgccacgCTGAACGTccttcctgccgcaacctgggctcgaacctgcagcctcaggattacaggaCGGCGGCGCAGactttatacttttcaaaatatttaactttatttaccaaGATTCTCCCCATAGAAtaacactgagatctcttcatttgcttcaaaaacattgttctctttcaaATCTGCCTCAGTGAATCGActctggttttgtctttttaagctacttttaactttaaatttggctttttgttatttttagctcttGCTAACTCTTTTGGTACCTTTAGCTACCCTTTTTTGatgttagtttttagctagtgttctgcttcttttagctttaacaaacCACTTTCAGCGCTCTGTGTTCGCAGTTCACTTTAGCAGAAAATGCTACTTaagtaaattgttttattttgtggttttgacGTCCCATAATTCACATAAAAAAGGGACGTTTCAGGAACTTTGAGCTCCTGGAGGTTTAATTGAAAAGAATCACAGGTTAGACATGCATCTGAGGTGAAAAACTGTCCTAACAGGGAAAGTTGCGTTTTGTCTTCCTGTCGTCGTCAGAATGAAGGACATTCGGATCCAGACGTTTGGCGTCCACTTCGGCTTCAAGAATCGTTTCCTGGCCGGCGACATGGTGCACGCCGCCGCTGCCCTGCTGGAGAGCACGGAGAGGGATGAGAGCGACACCACGGACAACTTCATCAAGGCTCTGGATTCTCTCTCGAGGTGCGTCAAACGAACTCAGCTGTCGGGTTTCTCTGCGATCAGATGAATGAAATCTTTCTCTGCAGGAGTAACATCGAGTGGCTCCATTCGGGGATCGACCTGGCGAAGAAGAAGCTGCTTGCCATCCAGCAGACGGTGGCCAGCTGCATCTGTACCAACCTCATCCTGTCGCAGGGACCCTTCCTCTACTGCTACCTCATGGAGGTAAGGGTCTGATGGCACGTCTCTGTCCAGCGGGATGTCCTTCACAGATAAAtcttctcctgctgctccttccTTTCCAGGGAACACCTGACGTGAAGCTGTTCTCGAAGCCCCTGGCTTTAACTCTGCTCTGCAAATACCTGCTGAGGGCTTTCGTCCACTCTGTAAGAACCCGACAGAACTCATTCAGAGCATTAAAAAAACCCGTGAAGCACGGAGAGAACTTCTCTCTGACTGAATGTTCGTGTCCCGCTTGTTTAGACCAGGAACAAGCGCTGCAAGCTGCTTCCCCTCGTCATGGCCGCTCCCAAAGACGTGGAGAAAGGAACCGCCATCGTCGTCGGAATCCCTCCGGAGTCGGAGACGTCCGACAAGAAGAAGTAAGTTCTCGCTCCGAGTCGATCTGAACGACAAGCGAACGCgtgagctttgttttttttatttgatgctttGTGACGACATGAATCAAATTCTCCATATACGTTCCCGCCGCACAGGTTGGGATGCTTTTTAttgcctttaaaacaaacaaaccgatGCTCTCCAGCTCATATCTTCTAATGAACTTTCATTTTGTGTCCTGAAGTTTCTTCGGCCGGGCGTTtgagaaagctgcagagagcacCAGCTCCAGGACTCTCCACAACCACTTCGACATGTCCAGTGAGTGCCGCCTTCACTCTACGTCCGTCTCCTCTGGAGGCACAGGGTGGCAGtgttgtctttgtctttgcaTGTTCTCGGACTTGTCCGATCTCGTAAAACTCAGCTGTCAAACTGCACAACCGGCTTCATGAAGCTCATCTGCATCTTTAGCTGCACATTTTTTGCTCCAGTGAAACCTCATAGCTGCAGGATTGTtgcctttttaatttgtatttatctGCGTGTTTGTGTTCGCAGTAATCGAGCTGAAGACGGAGGACAGAAGCAAGTTTCTGGACGCCCTCATCACGCTCCTGTCctgaaaacatctgcagctgaagaacGTTTTGAGTTTTGAGATTCGGTCCACAGACCTGCTCAGGTTATCATGTTGGTGGACTAAACTGGTTGTCAGACATGAAATGAGCCTCTCAAACACATGAagcatctttcttttttacattataaCAACTTTAATTGGTTTTATGTGTATATTGTACAGTTTTCTTATGAATGTTTGGgcttcttgtgttttaaaatcccatcttttagtcatttttatgtatgTAGTTCACAtagattttaaacatgtttaataaatcttttaaattacTTAACTATGTTATTGCTTGGGTTTATTTGTACGTCTTATACTTTGTTTATATTCAACTGATCCAAACTTTAACCATAATACTGTAGATTAACCGTGAAGACAGTTTTAAGATTATTTTCGAAATGTTTGGAGAAATGTAATGttatcatgtttgttttataatattcAGTGTCATACTGTGATGGTAATTCACCTGCAGAAAGCTGtgcttgtttttaatctcttttcaATTATAAACCAGAATGTGACAGAAAGCAAATTACAACATTTAGACAATTTATCTGGAGGGTTAAAGTCTCCTTAATGGTGGAGGAAGTGCATCCtcattttattaacattaaacatttaaattaaaaacatgttatcacTTCCAGCAATTAGACAAATGGATGTAGTCTTTATTAATtctaattttattcttgttagTTACCAACTTAAAAGAAAGTAACATTCAACAAGTTAACTACATTCTTTTAACTGATGTTTTATGTAATTACTACTAATGTAACGTTTTTCTACTTTAACTATAAAAACTTATTGTTTTCTACTAATTTAGACGTTTTAAATTGATTTGTAGAAATACAAAACGTAATGTGTTTTGTCGCCCTCTGGTGGCCACATTGAAGAACTGCACCTTTATGTCGTCAAGTTTACATCAATGGCGGCATGCTAACACTTCCTGTAaggactttcaaaataaaagtaactagcttgaattatttaaaaaatgatagatattttttgttaacataGTTTTTAGGAAGGTGCTGTTTTTACTagagttattttttaaagcaaaaaatagaaCTGCATCCCGTAGTCAAACGCTTCGCAAATGCTAGCATGctaacacttcctgtttccgtTTTGTTGATGTACTTCTcaggcagattttaaaatatgaaattactAATGCAAAacgtattttattttattcaagtaATAGTCTTCTTCTGGTTTTTAACAGAGATTAGTCCCAAAAAAGCCACAACGATCATTATCTTTTGGACAAATAGAAAAATCCCATAAAATACAGATTATTGAAGGGCATGCAGAAAAGACAAGCTTGATTTAATGAATttgctggtgcctatccccagcagtcagaAAATAACCCTTTCTCCCTATACACTTATTGTTTCTGGTAAAGGTGTTGAGCTTTAATGAACTCAACATCTTCACTGCACTCAGCCTGCACCTGTGGGTCAAAGGTTAATGTTATGAACTTGGTCTGGTGGAAGAGAACAAGAAGCCCGAGCTGCTCTCTGTGGGGTCGTTTAGGGCCGTATCCCTCCTGGATTGGGATGAGATTGTGATGTTTGGGATGTAGAACCAAAATGTGCCATGATGGGCATTACAACAGGGAATGTGAATGTCAACAATCCAAATGTCAGGAAGGTGCGTCACGATTACTTAACTCCCCGAGTTGTTTACTTCCATAATGGCATTGTTTACAGTTGATGTTATCCAGGAGAAATACCCCAGAATGCTCCAGAGGAAGCTCAGGAGtctatttttataaacatgtttatctTCAAAAAGGTGGGAGATAACAttgctgtgtgtatgtgtatttgtttgtctgtagtgttagcaaaatatctcacgaaccactggatgtatttcaACGAAACTCCCAGAAATACTGTCTGGTTGAGATGTCACTGCATACTCTAAACTGTGtatgtttgataaaaaaagattagttttgttttgtttctgaacaaaaacaggttgtttttatttatatattgttcAACTTCTTATGACTCGTTTTTGACTTGTTGGTGAAGAAAGAGAAATTATGTAAATTAAcaagtgttttaatgttttattgttgaaagaAAACCATGCTCAGAGTTGTATAATTTCACAGAGAGCCTCGGAAAACAACTCATCCAGttgccagaggtcagaggtcataaaaaaGGGGTTCCTTGATGCTACGCTGTCTAGGcgctttcttttcctttatgCCAACATGAGATCCTTAATGGACTTGAAGAATACTTTGGATACAAGCAATTGCTCATTACATTATACAAactggaaatatttttaataatttcactGAAATTAAAACGCTTTCagttccatttattttttgctcatgAGTGGTCATAAAGTCCAAATAGAGGCTGCTCTGTAACTCATGAGTGAACTAAAAGGActaaaagtgctttttttgtttgctttttagttCACCTTCAAATAGGATGACCTGAGTGTTGTTCTCTCATGAGTTGCTGGTAGGGatgctcagaaaacaaagaaactaaacttGTGTTTCACACCGAACTGACATCAGAGATCAGAGACGTGCTCCCGGTGTGACGTCCACCTGCTCAGCACACCGTTcgtccttctcctcctcctcctcctcctcctcctcctcctctcagccaTCAGTCACTTCCCTCTCCACCCTGCGACGCCCCCACCCCTCCCACAGCTCCGGTGAAGTGAGGCCACTGCCCTTTACGCCTCCCTTCATCTCAGGAATGTGGCATGCAAcaaacccaacacacacacacacacacacacacagaggaaacatCTCCCAGGGGAGGATCACACAGTGGTAGTGCAGATGTGTGAAGCAGCTTTTAAACAATCGTGTTGCCTCAACAGATCTGAGCTGCTCTGTAAGACGTCGGCTGATCCCTGATGTGGATGATAAGAGGCTGTTTGTCTTGTGTGACGCtctgttttagaaaaaacatgtaaaatccAACCCATAACACACTTTAAtgattcatttattattattatgaatcAAACCATTAAATTAAAAGTCAATTTGCTCAATATTACTTAAACCCAATGACATAATTTGACTTATACTGGATACAAGAAGTGCAACAATCTATCTCTGTATTGACTTTTCATTcttaatgacaaaaatatacatattctGTATCAGATCTTTGACATTTCTCTACtggaacattttgatttaatcaACCGACATTAACAAAAACTTAGAGAAGCAGAGGTCAGCGGACATTCTGTCTTTTCTCGTTAATGTTGTGTAATTAGTTCAGACATTCCTGCTCCTGTAGGAATGACTTGTGGTCATTTATCCCTCCTGGACTAAAACACGTcggctttaaaaatgaataaccTTATCCTTAAgatttccatccattttctgtctcTGGATATGAAGCTACATTAAATGAGCTCGAATTAAAGCTTAATTGACATCCGTCTGAACCAGAGACAGCTGTTAACCTCTCCCCTCTGTGTCTCTAACAATCCCAGATTCCAGATGGGATTATAGCTTTACTAGATGACCCGACACAAACGGCCACAGCTGAGCGTTTCTGCCCGTCTCCTCGTCACGCTGTGCACGCAGGATCTCACGCACGTCCAAACGCACGCACCTCAGAGCCGCTCGTCAGCTCCTCTGCTGCCGGCCTGTCCGTCTGCAGAGACAGGCTCCTAACCCACCCccgtgacctttaacctctcGAGCCTTCTCACAGCTGGATGTGTTACCC is a genomic window containing:
- the cdc45 gene encoding cell division control protein 45 homolog, coding for MFVTDIRKDFYEVVANQRVALLVAADIDALCACKILQALFHCDHVQYTLVPVTGWQDLCTAFLEHKEQFRYFVLINCGANVDLLEMLQPDDDSIFFICDTHRPVDVVNVYNDTQIKLLIKQDDDLSVPSYDDIFRDEEDEDGDGDDSGNESDGGSEPSGKRRRFDEGAIERRIERQRARREWEARRREILFDYEQYEYHGTSAAMMFFELAWVLTKDTKDMLWWAVIGLTDQWVHDKITHMKYVTDIATMQRHVSRHNHRNEDEENSLSIDCMRISFEYDLRLTLYQHWSLYESICNSCYTSCSFKLWTLNGQKKLQEFLADMGLPLKQVKQKFNSMDISIKENLRDVIEESSNKYGMKDIRIQTFGVHFGFKNRFLAGDMVHAAAALLESTERDESDTTDNFIKALDSLSRSNIEWLHSGIDLAKKKLLAIQQTVASCICTNLILSQGPFLYCYLMEGTPDVKLFSKPLALTLLCKYLLRAFVHSTRNKRCKLLPLVMAAPKDVEKGTAIVVGIPPESETSDKKNFFGRAFEKAAESTSSRTLHNHFDMSIIELKTEDRSKFLDALITLLS